Genomic DNA from Corylus avellana chromosome ca4, CavTom2PMs-1.0:
tctttagaaaCCCTTTACAAATCAGCCTCGGCCCTAAACTTTTGATGACCAAAAAACTAGATATGGAAATTATATGGAAAGATTGAGAAAGTACCTTTATACTGTCCTGAAAACTAGGAGAGATCTCTTTGTCAAAATGATCAGATAGTTTGAAGTACAACACGAGGCTCATGCCTTCCCCATCGTTTTCACCAAGGAACATTGTAGCAGGATAAATAGGCAGCTGAAACAACACCAGAAACAATTCATAGTACACAATTTAGATCCACTAGTTAATACAGAAGCTAATGACATTGCACTTGAATTGTACCACTACAACCCTGAGCATCTGCTAAGGCAGAACAACCTCTAATTACCCATCCTACAGAAAATTTTGTTCCCTATCACTTCCCAGAGTATACTCTGGGAAAAACCCATTGTTTCATGATTACAGAATTGACTAAGGTATTAGgtcttttcttcctttcctttatAGATGACAAGCATGGTCCTTATGATAGTTGCAACTGACCAACTATGAAACAATCTATTGATAAAGACCCTTATGAAGGAATACAAATTAAGCATGCATGAAGgtattttgagagagagagagagagagagaacctgtaTATTGATAATCAAGATCGTAGGTACTTTCTCATGTGCCTTCACAGAAGGAAGTTCAAGGTGTTGAGCAATGTGATTTATCTTACGTGGGCAGACAAATAAGTCAACTCCAATTGGTACGTATGCACTGCAGTCTGGGGCAGGGAGCTTCTGTTTATCTCTGCATAATCAATTGGTAATATTTAAACCATCAAGAccttaattagaaaacaaaaaatcaaattaaatcacCAAATAATAGTTGTAAATGCACATATTTGATGGATAGGAAAAACTCGTTAACATGCCTAAAATAATTCTCTCCACGGAGCTTAAAAACTGAAGGCGAGACAGCAAACCAGCATCCTGGAGTCGGCTTCTCTCCTGATGAACATGGAATCTGCAATCCACCTCTGGGACGATACAGAAGTTTCTCAGATGAACCTGCCAGAAcacattttatatttatcattgTAGCAGAGAGCAGGCCATATGTACTTATCATACACATATCAACAAATAAGACTGTCAAATACATTCTATCACTTCAAAATGTACAATTTTACCAAAACTGATAAAGGTCAAGAAATATCTTCTATATCCAATGCCAAAAGATGCCTATAATACTGCCACAAACTCTATGAGATGCAATAGCACAATTACAAAATCTAGGCAAGACATAGTGCTGAAATGTAAAATCTATAAAAACTAAAGATGAAACAATACGTGTACTCTAAAAGGTCTCTGTACTTACAGTATTCAGTCTTTTCATTTCCATCAACAGATTTCCTCTTATAAGAATACATGATAACTGCAGATTGCTTTCTTTGTGGAGGGGGACTTGACAAATGTTGACCCTTGTCATTGAAACTGACTGAAGGAAGCAAACCAGGTAAGCAAGACTTCACATTGTTTTCTTGTGTTTTCTCCCCTGAGTTTTGTGCACCCCCGTCTATTTTCAGGTAACTTCCATAAAATCCCTCATACTTACACCCACTATCTACAAAGCAGGATGCACTTTCGTACTGGAGCAATTGTGCTGCATTACCTACTGAAGGAAAACAATCTGGCAGCCAAAAAGACCAATAACAAAGTCACAAATAAAAGTATATAAGCGTAATCGAAAATAAATCACTTTGTTCTGATGAATGTGGATTTATTACCTCCATATACACTACTAAAGTCATCATCTGAATCAGATTCCAGAATACTAACCGAGTCAAACCATGCTTCTTCTTGGCATATTCCTG
This window encodes:
- the LOC132178697 gene encoding uncharacterized protein LOC132178697 yields the protein MGGCASKPNISVNTPRKYFRRRRKGHRKISTSISDIPIKGIDDAGNHVSDFAVSEFVHLDFEKGAATTCKRSEVSNRTFHLTQLQWNHSQIDANGICQEEAWFDSVSILESDSDDDFSSVYGDCFPSVGNAAQLLQYESASCFVDSGCKYEGFYGSYLKIDGGAQNSGEKTQENNVKSCLPGLLPSVSFNDKGQHLSSPPPQRKQSAVIMYSYKRKSVDGNEKTEYCSSEKLLYRPRGGLQIPCSSGEKPTPGCWFAVSPSVFKLRGENYFRDKQKLPAPDCSAYVPIGVDLFVCPRKINHIAQHLELPSVKAHEKVPTILIINIQLPIYPATMFLGENDGEGMSLVLYFKLSDHFDKEISPSFQDSIKRLVEDEMEKVKGFAKESLVPFRERLKILAGVVNPEDLQLSSTERKLIHAYNDKPVLSRPQHNFFKGPNYFEIDLDIHRFSYISRKGLESFRDRLKYGILDVGLTIQAQKPEELPEQVLCCVCLNKIDLVNHSQIPTIVTLKDDRFGQTPVD